In Rhodococcus sp. OK302, one genomic interval encodes:
- a CDS encoding TerD family protein, with protein sequence MAIDYTRRPGESTSSPASVNLSKITLTKAAPTVNLAKAGERQGNLRVNLNWSQGAAPKKQGFLAKLAGAGSGAVDLDLGCLYELADGSKGVVQALGNSFGALNSAPFIQLDGDDRSGSNTGGENMHVNLADPSVFRRILIFAMIYDGAPNWAAVDGVVTLYPTSGPEVEVRLDSASNQARICAIALIQSSGQGVSVTREVQYIDGSQSDLDRAYSWGMKWAAGRK encoded by the coding sequence ATGGCTATCGACTACACCCGACGACCCGGGGAGTCCACGTCCTCCCCGGCTTCGGTCAATCTGAGCAAAATCACCCTCACCAAGGCTGCGCCCACCGTCAACCTCGCCAAAGCCGGCGAACGCCAAGGAAACTTGCGCGTCAATTTGAACTGGTCACAAGGAGCAGCACCCAAGAAGCAAGGATTCCTGGCCAAACTTGCAGGCGCAGGATCCGGTGCCGTCGACCTCGACCTCGGCTGCCTCTACGAACTCGCCGACGGCTCCAAAGGTGTCGTCCAGGCGCTGGGCAACAGTTTCGGTGCGTTGAACAGTGCACCGTTCATCCAACTGGACGGCGACGACCGCAGTGGCTCGAACACCGGCGGCGAAAACATGCACGTCAACCTCGCCGACCCCAGCGTTTTCCGACGGATCCTCATCTTCGCGATGATCTACGACGGCGCCCCCAACTGGGCTGCGGTCGACGGTGTCGTCACCCTGTACCCGACCAGTGGACCCGAAGTGGAGGTGCGGTTGGATTCGGCCAGTAATCAGGCCCGTATCTGTGCGATCGCGCTCATCCAAAGTTCCGGTCAAGGAGTGAGCGTGACGCGGGAGGTGCAGTACATCGACGGCAGCCAGTCGGACCTCGACCGTGCTTACAGTTGGGGCATGAAATGGGCTGCGGGACGCAAATAG
- a CDS encoding acyltransferase family protein: MASAQNRVGWIDYARGLAIVLVVFHHSVIFLDAIDAGSASLTSADNLMVSVRMPLFFVAAGLFAGKHVTGTWAHLFARRIALFMWIYVLWSAIRFAVFSFVTWPLDSSEAGTAISLATSMILPSGALWFIYALALYYAVARLVSALPTAPIIVVAAAISILFSSSTITTGDYEWDSIFTYFVYFLVACRFRNLIVDATERGGFAALALTSGAFVAVSALAYIADAQEVPGVRTVASIVGVAATFILCKYLDALPGGRFAEYLGQNTMPIYLLHYFLLAFAVVYLDGPLSEFSPIVTSLALTVVVTLACVGIHRVTQRVPGLYTLPRRLVLQKTA, encoded by the coding sequence ATGGCATCTGCACAAAATCGAGTCGGGTGGATCGACTATGCACGAGGATTGGCGATCGTACTGGTCGTCTTCCATCACTCCGTAATATTCCTCGACGCGATCGACGCCGGGAGCGCATCCCTCACCAGCGCGGACAATCTCATGGTCTCCGTCAGAATGCCTCTGTTCTTCGTTGCGGCCGGACTGTTTGCCGGCAAGCACGTCACCGGCACCTGGGCGCATCTCTTCGCACGCAGAATCGCACTGTTCATGTGGATCTACGTACTGTGGTCCGCCATCCGATTCGCGGTGTTCTCATTCGTCACTTGGCCGCTCGATTCCAGCGAAGCCGGCACTGCCATCAGCCTCGCCACCTCGATGATCCTGCCGTCCGGCGCACTGTGGTTCATCTACGCGCTCGCACTCTATTACGCCGTGGCGAGGCTTGTGTCCGCACTACCGACTGCACCGATTATCGTTGTTGCTGCGGCAATTTCGATCCTGTTCTCCAGTTCGACCATCACCACTGGTGACTATGAATGGGACAGCATCTTCACCTACTTCGTCTACTTCCTCGTAGCCTGCAGATTCCGAAACCTGATCGTCGACGCCACCGAACGTGGCGGCTTTGCTGCGCTCGCCCTCACGTCCGGCGCATTTGTCGCGGTGTCAGCGCTCGCGTACATCGCCGACGCGCAAGAAGTCCCCGGAGTTCGTACCGTTGCCAGCATTGTCGGCGTCGCTGCAACCTTCATTCTCTGCAAATACCTCGATGCCTTGCCTGGTGGCCGATTCGCAGAATATCTCGGACAGAACACGATGCCGATCTATCTGTTGCATTACTTCCTGCTGGCATTCGCAGTCGTCTACCTCGACGGCCCACTGTCGGAGTTCTCCCCGATCGTGACATCTCTGGCCCTGACGGTTGTCGTGACACTGGCGTGCGTCGGGATCCACCGAGTCACCCAAAGAGTGCCCGGCCTGTACACGCTCCCCCGTCGCCTGGTCCTACAGAAGACCGCCTGA
- a CDS encoding zinc-binding dehydrogenase: MRLRPITTQQFGIHVCFRRPNLTVINPLRDRKTGRVQCCIDATAGDTVAAVRELTDGGANHVFDCVGGEAITSQAMDMLDWGEQLIMLGVAGPDAKLSVPAATFYMDRSVLGCRYGSSRPGADIPKYLDLYRSGRIVTLGF, encoded by the coding sequence ATGCGGTTGCGTCCAATAACCACTCAGCAGTTCGGCATTCACGTCTGCTTCAGGCGACCGAACCTGACCGTAATCAACCCACTGCGAGACCGAAAAACCGGCCGCGTGCAGTGCTGCATCGATGCGACCGCGGGTGACACCGTCGCCGCCGTCCGCGAGCTCACCGACGGCGGGGCCAACCACGTCTTCGACTGCGTCGGCGGCGAGGCGATCACCAGCCAAGCGATGGACATGCTCGACTGGGGTGAGCAGTTGATCATGCTCGGTGTCGCCGGCCCGGACGCCAAGCTGTCTGTTCCGGCCGCCACGTTCTACATGGATCGCTCGGTGTTGGGCTGCCGCTACGGTTCGTCACGACCGGGCGCAGACATACCTAAGTACCTCGACCTATATCGGTCCGGCCGGATCGTGACTCTTGGGTTCTGA